The following proteins are encoded in a genomic region of Nicotiana sylvestris chromosome 4, ASM39365v2, whole genome shotgun sequence:
- the LOC104224542 gene encoding uncharacterized protein — MSKPNVRRSYAIEKHSSSSSSSTQTNKNYNLFYLSKHLKKVYPIGLDKTYSFSSLSLSLSQTSDDEKLSSAFQKRQVPAAIKNVSRALDYAKPCPSEKELMRCSWITTTSDKVYVQFHDECWGVPAYDDHRLFELLSLAGLLMDYNWTEILRRRELIREAFAGFNAKQVAKMGEKEIKEIISSASLMLAENRVRSIVDNAKCIVKIGKEFGSFSCYMWNHMNYKPIINRVRNARNVPLRTPKAEAISKDLVKRGFRLVGPVIVNSFMQAAGMTIDHLLYCFRHKECVNLAERPWRHV; from the exons ATGTCAAAGCCAAATGTAAGAAGATCATATGCAATAGAGAAacacagtagcagcagcagcagtagtaccCAAACAAACAAGAATTATAACTTGTTTTATTTATCCAAACACTTGAAGAAAGTTTACCCAATAGGACTTGATAAAACTTattccttttcttctctttcgTTGTCTCTATCTCAGACTTCAGATGATGAGAAATTATCTTCGGCCTTTCAGAAAAGACAAGTTCCAGCAGCCATTAAAAATGTTAGTCGTGCTTTAGATTATGCTAAGCCATGTCCTAGTGAGAAAGAGCTTATGAGGTGCAGTTGGATAACAACTACCAGTG ATAAGGTTTATGTGCAGTTCCATGATGAATGCTGGGGTGTTCCAGCCTATGATGACCA TCGATTGTTCGAGCTACTTTCATTGGCTGGACTGTTGATGGACTACAACTGGACTGAAATTTTAAGGAGAAGGGAACTAATAAG AGAAGCTTTTGCTGGATTTAATGCGAAGCAAGTGGCAAAAATGGGGGAGAAGGAGATTAAAGAAATAATCTCCAGTGCATCACTGATGTTAGCAGAAAATAGAGTTAGATCAATAGTAGATAACGCCAAATGCATAGTCAAG ATTGGGAAGGAGTTTGGATCTTTCAGCTGCTACATGTGGAACCATATGAATTATAAACCAATAATTAACAGAGTTAGAAATGCAAGAAACGTTCCACTAAGAACTCCAAAAGCAGAAGCCATTAGCAAAGATTTGGTGAAGAGAGGATTCCGACTTGTTGGTCCAGTTATTGTAAATTCATTCATGCAAGCTGCAGGAATGACAATTGATCATCTGCTTTATTGTTTTAGACACAAAGAATGTGTAAATCTTGCTGAAAGACCTTGGAGACATGTTTGA